One part of the Montipora foliosa isolate CH-2021 unplaced genomic scaffold, ASM3666993v2 scaffold_388, whole genome shotgun sequence genome encodes these proteins:
- the LOC137987766 gene encoding uncharacterized protein — protein sequence MSSADCCCAMWQSPIQGKLRPAVWLPKIKDLHSCHETWIIPETTPDVCLENLIAAVDRLSENEKMHISKVKPHKHFVQIFSFTQYEWLDVVEIEFQPGRESGTLGKAKSFSTGLLPLMIPFAFLLNMVFCFVPFYDNHFNKMRLERIRSNMKLNIELMKDIP from the exons ATGTCATCTGCGGACTGCTGCTGTGCGATGTGGCAATCGCCCATCCAGGGGAAGTTGAGACCAGCTGTCTGGCTTCCTAAAATCAAGGACCTCCACAGTTGTCACGAAAC GTGGATTATACCAGAGACAACTCCTGACGTTTGTTTAGAAAATCTGATAGCAGCTGTGGACAGACTTAGTGAAAATGAGAAAATGCATATTAGTAAG GTTAAACCCCATAAACACTTTGTACAGATCTTCTCTTTCACACAATATGAGTGGCTAGACGTTGTTGAAATTGAATTTCAACCAGGGAGGGAGAGCGGAACTCTTGGAAAG GCAAAATCTTTTTCAACTGGTCTTCTTCCACTTATGATCCCATTTGCCTTCCTGCTAAACATG GTCTTCTGTTTTGTTCCATTCTATGATAATCACTTCAATAAGATGAGATTGGAGAGGATTCGCAGCAATATGAAACTCAACATTGAATTAATGAAAGATATTCCTTAA